One region of Gopherus evgoodei ecotype Sinaloan lineage chromosome 16, rGopEvg1_v1.p, whole genome shotgun sequence genomic DNA includes:
- the LOC115636255 gene encoding putative UDP-GlcNAc:betaGal beta-1,3-N-acetylglucosaminyltransferase LOC100288842 encodes MFCRLRTHQWCFIIFNIMLFHALLFGGDLLEEYFLHSLPVKYTDMKILKIREKARKLDMDSLKTNMSKSYIISSTDVCSDQEVFLLVIVCSSPENRTRRNLIRQTWGNVTGIRRYAVLTLFALGKPASEAIQLDISEEYQKHGDIIEGNFLDSFENQTLKTVMSMEWTVTFCSTARFILKTNEEMFVNIPSLADYLLNLRTHLEDIYIGRVIHQDMPDRNPQSHSFVSLSQYQEEYYPDYCSGPAFVISQDVARKIYIVAKETPVLLPPDVFVGICAKNAGIVPIQSSRFSGKKHIRYNRCCYKFIFTSFEMKDELFKEWREISDGKDCTLLETYYGLVSCRVLTYFDKFKHFNIETIKNEALHFIN; translated from the coding sequence ATGTTCTGTAGGCTTCGGACACATCAGTGGTGTTTTATTATATTCAACATCATGCTTTTCCATGCTTTGTTGTTTGGAGGAGATTTGCTGGAGGAATACTTTCTACATTCACTACCTGTCAAGTACACTGACATGAAAATTCTCAAAATCAGGGAGAAGGCCAGGAAATTAGACATGGATTCTCTAAAGACCAATATGTCCAAGTCTTACATCATCAGCAGTACAGACGTGTGCTCAGATCAAGAGGTATTTCTGCTTGTTATTGTGTGCAGCAGCCCAGAAAACAGAACAAGGCGTAACCTGATCAGGCAAACATGGGGTAATGTGACAGGCATCAGGAGGTATGCTGTACTTACTTTGTTTGCTTTAGGAAAACCAGCTTCAGAAGCCATCCAGTTAGACATCAGTGAAGAATATCAAAAGCATGGAGACATCATTGAAGGAAACTTCCTTGACTCTTTTGAGAATCAGACACTGAAGACTGTGATGAGCATGGAGTGGACTGTAACATTCTGTTCCACCGCAAGATTTATTCTCAAAACCAATGAAGAAATGTTTGTCAACATTCCAAGTTTGGCTGACTACTTGCTTAACTTAAGAACACATCTCGAGGATATTTACATTGGAAGGGTCATTCACCAAGATATGCCTGACAGAAACCCTCAAAGCCATAGCTTTGTTTCTCTCAGTCAATATCAAGAAGAGTATTACCCAGATTACTGTAGTGGACCAGCTTTTGTCATTTCTCAGGATGTTGCTCGGAAGATATACATTGTTGCCAAGGAAACACCAGTTTTGCTTCCTCCCGATGTCTTTGTTGGAATCTGTGCTAAGAACGCTGGCATCGTACCCATTCAAAGTTCTAGATTTTCTGGGAAAAAGCACATTAGATACAATCGATGTTGCTACAAATTCATTTTCACCTCTTTTGAAATGAAAGATGAGCTATTTAAAGAATGGAGGGAGATAAGTGATGGAAAAGACTGCACTTTACTGGAAACTTATTATGGGCTGGTGTCCTGCAGAGTCTTGACCTACTTTGACAAGTTTAAACATTTTAAcatagaaacaataaaaaatgagGCTTTGCATTTTATCAACTAA